A DNA window from Streptomyces sp. B21-083 contains the following coding sequences:
- a CDS encoding ABC transporter permease/substrate binding protein, whose translation MPRLQLGDWVDDGVTWLVDHMSWLFDAIKAVVEGLYDGIYAVLTAPEPLLLAGILAVAAWWLRGLVAGVLAFAGFALVDSMALWDRAMSTLSLVLVATLIALVISIPLGIWAARSRTVSAVVRPVLDLLQTMPSMVLLIPAILFFGMGVPAGVVATLIFALAPGVRMTELGIRQVDAELVEAAEAFGTPPRDTLLRVQLPLALPTIMAGVNQVIMLGLSMVVIAGMVGTGGLGGAVNEAIGQLDIGLGFEAGLGIVVLAIYLDRMTGALGAQISPLGRRAAAKARTAGTPKLWNHRPSPVVALAGVVVLALVAGGLGIFGSSSQSTRTTATDVGQGKKVTIGYIPWDEGIATTFLWKELLEERGFDVTTTQYAAGPLYTGLATGQIDFQTDSWLPVTHAEYWKKYGDQLEDLGKWYGPTSLELTVPSYVKGVDSLADLKGKSSTFKGRIVGIEPSAGMMGLLKDKVLKAYGLDGEYEVVDGSTPAMLAELKRAYAKKEPIAVTLWSPHWAYSDYDLKKLKDPKGAWGKGDGVHTLARKGFADDNPEVGAWLKNFSMTEAQLTGLEARIQQAGKGGEQDAVRAWLKANPQLAGKWAPVAGSGGKSGAKGVSTN comes from the coding sequence GTGCCTAGGCTCCAGCTCGGCGACTGGGTCGACGACGGCGTCACCTGGCTCGTCGACCACATGTCCTGGCTCTTCGACGCGATCAAGGCGGTCGTGGAAGGCCTCTACGACGGCATCTACGCCGTCCTCACCGCCCCGGAGCCCCTCCTCCTGGCCGGCATCCTCGCGGTGGCCGCCTGGTGGCTGCGCGGCCTGGTCGCGGGCGTCCTCGCCTTCGCCGGATTCGCACTCGTCGACTCCATGGCCCTGTGGGACCGCGCCATGTCGACGCTCTCCCTGGTGCTCGTCGCCACCCTGATCGCCCTGGTGATCTCGATCCCGCTGGGCATCTGGGCGGCCCGCTCCAGGACGGTGAGCGCCGTCGTACGGCCCGTCCTGGACCTGCTCCAGACGATGCCGTCGATGGTGCTGCTGATCCCGGCGATCCTGTTCTTCGGCATGGGCGTCCCGGCGGGCGTCGTCGCCACCCTGATCTTCGCCCTGGCTCCCGGCGTACGCATGACCGAGCTCGGCATCCGTCAGGTCGACGCCGAACTCGTCGAGGCCGCCGAGGCGTTCGGCACCCCGCCCCGCGACACCCTACTGCGCGTGCAGCTGCCGCTCGCGCTCCCGACGATCATGGCGGGCGTCAACCAGGTCATCATGCTCGGCCTGTCCATGGTCGTCATCGCCGGCATGGTCGGCACCGGCGGGCTCGGCGGTGCCGTCAACGAGGCCATCGGCCAGCTCGACATCGGCCTCGGCTTCGAGGCGGGTCTCGGCATCGTCGTCCTCGCCATCTACCTCGACCGCATGACCGGCGCGCTCGGCGCCCAGATCTCCCCGCTGGGCCGCCGCGCAGCCGCCAAAGCGCGTACCGCGGGCACCCCGAAGCTGTGGAACCACCGCCCCAGCCCGGTCGTCGCGCTCGCCGGTGTGGTCGTCCTGGCGCTCGTCGCCGGCGGTCTCGGGATCTTCGGCTCCTCCTCGCAGAGCACCCGGACCACCGCGACGGACGTGGGCCAGGGCAAGAAGGTCACCATTGGTTACATCCCCTGGGACGAGGGCATCGCCACGACGTTCCTGTGGAAGGAGCTCCTGGAGGAACGCGGCTTCGACGTCACGACCACCCAGTACGCGGCCGGCCCGCTGTACACGGGCCTGGCCACCGGCCAGATCGACTTCCAGACGGACTCGTGGCTGCCCGTCACCCACGCCGAGTACTGGAAGAAGTACGGCGACCAGCTGGAGGACCTGGGCAAGTGGTACGGCCCCACCTCCCTGGAGCTGACCGTCCCCTCGTACGTGAAGGGCGTCGACTCGCTCGCCGACCTCAAGGGGAAGTCGTCCACGTTCAAGGGCCGGATCGTCGGCATCGAGCCGAGCGCCGGAATGATGGGCCTTCTGAAGGACAAGGTCCTCAAGGCGTACGGCCTCGACGGTGAGTACGAGGTCGTCGACGGCTCCACCCCGGCCATGCTCGCCGAACTCAAGCGCGCGTACGCCAAGAAGGAACCGATCGCCGTCACCCTCTGGTCGCCGCACTGGGCGTACAGCGACTACGACCTGAAGAAGCTCAAGGATCCGAAGGGCGCCTGGGGCAAGGGCGACGGCGTACACACGCTCGCCCGCAAGGGCTTCGCCGACGACAATCCCGAGGTTGGCGCCTGGCTGAAGAACTTCTCCATGACCGAGGCGCAGCTCACCGGTCTGGAGGCCCGCATCCAGCAGGCGGGCAAGGGCGGGGAACAGGACGCCGTCCGGGCCTGGCTGAAGGCGAACCCCCAGCTCGCCGGGAAATGGGCGCCAGTCGCGGGTTCCGGGGGCAAGAGCGGTGCGAAAGGGGTATCAACCAACTGA
- a CDS encoding helical backbone metal receptor, with translation MRVISLVPSLTEAVAVTVPGVLVGATDWCSHPADLGAGVVRIGGTKNPKVQRIVELAPDLVVANEEENREPDLAALRTAGIEVLLTEVRTVPQAFAELERVVRACGAGSRPRWLDEAEIAWSAPERWWRTAADSRTTAVVPIWRRPWMVLGRDTFAGDVLARLGVDNAYAAHTERYPRVPIEELRTTARPGMVVLPDEPYRFTAEDGPEAFEGLPCALVSGRHLTWYGPSLAEAPRALGEALRAAHR, from the coding sequence ATGAGGGTGATCTCGCTGGTGCCGTCCCTGACGGAGGCGGTGGCGGTCACCGTGCCCGGCGTTCTGGTCGGGGCCACGGACTGGTGCAGCCATCCGGCCGATCTCGGCGCCGGCGTCGTCCGGATCGGCGGTACCAAGAACCCGAAGGTTCAGCGGATCGTCGAGCTGGCGCCCGACCTCGTCGTCGCCAACGAGGAGGAGAACCGCGAACCGGACCTCGCCGCCCTGCGCACGGCGGGCATCGAGGTGCTGCTCACCGAGGTGCGGACCGTGCCGCAGGCGTTCGCGGAGCTGGAGCGGGTGGTGAGGGCGTGCGGCGCCGGATCGCGACCCCGGTGGCTCGACGAGGCCGAGATTGCGTGGTCGGCGCCGGAGCGATGGTGGCGAACCGCCGCGGACAGCCGTACGACTGCTGTCGTGCCGATCTGGCGGCGCCCCTGGATGGTGCTCGGGCGGGACACCTTCGCGGGTGACGTACTGGCGCGGCTGGGGGTCGACAACGCGTACGCGGCCCACACCGAACGCTATCCGCGGGTACCGATCGAGGAACTGCGGACCACCGCGCGGCCGGGGATGGTCGTGCTGCCGGACGAGCCGTACCGCTTCACGGCCGAGGACGGTCCCGAGGCGTTCGAGGGGCTGCCCTGCGCGCTCGTCAGCGGTCGCCACCTCACCTGGTACGGGCCGTCACTGGCCGAGGCGCCACGGGCGCTGGGCGAGGCCCTGCGAGCAGCTCACCGCTGA
- a CDS encoding TDT family transporter gives MAIAAPAHRRPLPQSQQQPQPQPQHLSPPLGRLRRLGPNWYAPVMGTAIVGTAGAGLPGADGVPGLRTLCTVVWALSLALLATLLCARALHWAHHRDQARAHLLDPATAPFYGCLAMALTAVGGGALVVGRDWLGLPAAVALDAVLFTAGTVVGLVAAVAVPYLLVVRGGTPSPVWLLPVVAPMVSAALGPLLVAHLPPGQGQRTLLFACFGMFGLSLLATLVMLLVVFGRLVTTGPLPLVLTPTLFLVLGPLGQSTTAAGNFADLAPHVLGVPHVAATAVTVLYGVPVMGFALLWLALAGALVLRARRRGMGFTMTWWAFTFPVGTCVTGAESLGRHTGLAAFGVLAVALYVLLVAAWAGAATRTVRGLVSGELLAGPRPAPVAPRPVTARTR, from the coding sequence ATGGCCATCGCAGCGCCCGCCCACCGCCGCCCGCTCCCCCAGTCCCAGCAACAACCCCAGCCCCAGCCCCAGCACCTGTCACCTCCCCTCGGCCGCCTCCGCCGGCTCGGACCCAACTGGTACGCCCCGGTCATGGGCACCGCCATCGTGGGCACCGCGGGCGCCGGCCTCCCCGGCGCGGACGGCGTCCCGGGGCTGCGTACCCTCTGCACGGTCGTCTGGGCCCTCTCCCTCGCCCTCCTGGCCACGCTTCTCTGCGCCCGCGCCCTGCACTGGGCCCACCACCGCGACCAGGCCCGCGCCCACCTCCTCGACCCGGCGACGGCCCCCTTCTACGGCTGCCTGGCCATGGCCCTGACGGCTGTCGGCGGAGGCGCCCTCGTCGTCGGCCGGGACTGGCTCGGTCTCCCGGCCGCCGTCGCCCTGGACGCGGTCCTGTTCACCGCCGGGACGGTCGTCGGACTCGTCGCCGCCGTCGCCGTCCCGTACCTCCTGGTCGTACGCGGCGGCACCCCCAGCCCCGTCTGGCTGCTCCCCGTCGTCGCGCCCATGGTGTCCGCGGCGCTCGGACCGCTCCTGGTCGCCCATCTCCCGCCCGGGCAGGGGCAGCGGACCCTCCTGTTCGCCTGCTTCGGCATGTTCGGGCTGAGCCTGCTCGCGACCCTGGTGATGCTGCTGGTCGTCTTCGGCCGACTCGTGACGACCGGTCCGCTCCCCCTCGTCCTCACCCCGACCCTGTTCCTGGTCCTGGGCCCGCTCGGGCAGTCCACCACCGCCGCCGGGAACTTCGCCGATCTCGCCCCCCATGTCCTGGGCGTTCCCCATGTCGCCGCCACGGCCGTCACCGTCCTCTACGGCGTTCCCGTCATGGGCTTCGCCCTGCTGTGGCTCGCCCTCGCCGGTGCGCTGGTGCTGCGCGCACGGCGCCGTGGCATGGGCTTCACGATGACGTGGTGGGCGTTCACCTTCCCGGTGGGCACCTGTGTGACCGGCGCGGAGAGTCTCGGTAGGCACACCGGGCTCGCCGCCTTCGGCGTCCTCGCCGTCGCCCTGTATGTCCTGCTCGTCGCCGCCTGGGCCGGCGCCGCCACCCGTACCGTCCGGGGGCTGGTCAGCGGTGAGCTGCTCGCAGGGCCTCGCCCAGCGCCCGTGGCGCCTCGGCCAGTGACGGCCCGTACCAGGTGA
- a CDS encoding quaternary amine ABC transporter ATP-binding protein, translated as MSSRLEAEHLYKVFGRRPGDAVTRLEQGADREELRDDGTTAAVVDASFSVEPGEIFVVMGLSGSGKSTLLRMLNGLLEPTAGHVRFDGEDLTALGDRELRALRANKISMVFQHFALFPHRSVRENAAYGLSVQGVPRAERERRAGEALALCGLAGWEDSWPDELSGGMQQRVGLARALATDADLLLMDESFSALDPLIRRDMQDQLLELQKTLKKTIVFITHDLNEAMRLGDRIAVMRDGRIVQTGTAEDILVRPADDYVASFTKDVDRSRVLTAGAVMDPETRGDEADCDCPTATPDTPFTELCALSARLTHPVAVLTADRELVGVVPRQRLLAFLGDQQGDPEPCDSPSVPAHAEGKVTARA; from the coding sequence ACTGCGCGACGACGGCACCACCGCGGCCGTCGTCGACGCGTCCTTCAGCGTGGAACCCGGCGAGATCTTCGTCGTCATGGGCCTGTCCGGCTCAGGCAAGTCGACGCTGCTGCGCATGCTCAACGGCCTGCTGGAACCGACGGCCGGACATGTCCGCTTCGACGGGGAGGACCTGACCGCGCTCGGCGACCGTGAACTGCGGGCGCTTCGGGCGAACAAGATCAGCATGGTCTTCCAGCACTTCGCGCTCTTCCCGCACCGCAGCGTCCGCGAGAACGCCGCGTACGGCCTGTCCGTGCAGGGCGTGCCCCGCGCCGAGCGCGAGCGTCGCGCCGGCGAGGCGCTCGCCCTGTGCGGTCTGGCCGGCTGGGAGGACTCGTGGCCCGACGAGCTGTCCGGCGGCATGCAGCAGCGCGTGGGCCTGGCCCGGGCGCTCGCCACCGACGCCGACCTGCTGCTCATGGACGAGTCGTTCAGCGCGCTCGACCCGCTGATCCGCCGGGACATGCAGGACCAGCTCCTGGAACTCCAGAAGACCCTCAAGAAGACCATCGTGTTCATCACCCACGACCTCAACGAGGCCATGCGCCTGGGCGACCGCATCGCCGTGATGCGCGACGGCCGCATCGTCCAGACCGGCACCGCGGAGGACATCCTCGTCCGCCCGGCCGACGACTACGTCGCCTCCTTCACCAAGGACGTCGACCGCTCCCGCGTCCTCACCGCGGGCGCCGTCATGGACCCGGAGACCCGCGGCGACGAGGCCGACTGCGACTGTCCGACGGCGACGCCCGACACGCCGTTCACGGAGCTCTGCGCGCTGAGCGCCCGGCTGACCCACCCCGTCGCGGTGCTCACCGCGGACCGCGAGCTGGTCGGCGTCGTACCGAGACAGCGCCTCCTCGCGTTCCTGGGCGACCAGCAGGGCGACCCCGAGCCCTGCGACAGCCCAAGTGTCCCCGCCCACGCGGAGGGCAAGGTGACCGCCCGTGCCTAG
- a CDS encoding helix-turn-helix domain-containing protein encodes MGDHKEQPLRVGAAVRRRRRALELTLAVVAERSGLSVPFLSQIENERARPSRSSLEKVADALRTTAVELLAAADPACSVDVVRADALEPAPDEPRLRSLVRGHQQLHAMEFTGDHDAGREFQHRNDELMYVADGAVEVEAEGRAHRLGRGDTLYLTGGVRHRWRATVPDTRVIVVAVAEHIEAVQDGRR; translated from the coding sequence ATGGGCGACCACAAAGAACAGCCCCTGCGGGTGGGCGCGGCCGTCCGGCGGCGGCGCCGGGCGCTGGAGCTCACCCTCGCCGTCGTGGCCGAACGCAGCGGTCTGTCGGTGCCCTTTCTGAGCCAGATCGAGAACGAGCGGGCGCGGCCCAGCCGCAGCTCCCTGGAGAAGGTCGCCGACGCCCTGCGCACCACCGCGGTCGAGCTCCTCGCGGCGGCCGACCCGGCGTGCAGCGTCGACGTGGTCCGCGCGGACGCCCTCGAACCCGCCCCCGACGAGCCCCGCCTGCGCTCCCTGGTCCGTGGCCACCAGCAACTGCACGCGATGGAGTTCACCGGCGACCACGACGCCGGCCGTGAGTTCCAGCACCGCAACGACGAGTTGATGTACGTCGCGGACGGCGCCGTCGAGGTCGAGGCGGAGGGCCGTGCCCACCGGCTCGGCCGCGGCGACACGCTGTACCTGACGGGCGGGGTGCGGCACCGCTGGCGGGCGACCGTGCCGGACACCCGGGTGATCGTGGTGGCGGTGGCCGAACACATCGAGGCGGTGCAGGACGGGCGGCGCTGA